In a genomic window of Thermodesulfobium sp. 4217-1:
- a CDS encoding HDOD domain-containing protein, giving the protein MIDLSQRAQENMKQILDRVSDIPPLPHIVIEALNIIKDPKSTAVNLANVISQDQALTARVLRLSNAAYFGYARRIKTVTEAIVILGFGVVENILYAAALHAHLSKEVEGYELQKGALWEHSMSVAIGAKTLAKLIKYPKPEEPFTAGILHDIGKTIIGKFVQKEFQTINELVEEGKSFQEAEIAVLGFDHAYLGGKVAEKWNLPPMLIEAIAHHHSPMDAKDFVDIVCIVHIADAVALMSGQGVGADGLLYRLEPKAMEVLNIKEEHLENIYTQVVQAFIDHRQLLEID; this is encoded by the coding sequence ATGATAGATCTTTCTCAAAGGGCACAAGAAAATATGAAGCAAATCTTGGATAGAGTATCTGATATACCCCCTTTACCACATATAGTAATAGAAGCTCTAAACATTATAAAAGATCCAAAATCAACGGCGGTAAATCTGGCAAACGTTATAAGTCAGGATCAGGCTCTTACGGCAAGAGTTTTAAGGCTTTCAAACGCTGCCTATTTTGGATATGCAAGAAGGATCAAGACTGTTACTGAGGCAATTGTTATATTGGGGTTCGGAGTAGTTGAAAACATACTTTATGCAGCAGCTCTTCATGCGCACTTGTCCAAGGAGGTTGAGGGCTATGAACTTCAAAAAGGAGCTCTTTGGGAACACTCAATGTCTGTGGCTATCGGAGCAAAAACTCTTGCAAAATTAATAAAATATCCTAAGCCAGAAGAGCCATTTACCGCTGGAATACTTCACGATATAGGCAAAACTATAATCGGCAAATTTGTTCAAAAGGAATTTCAGACCATAAATGAACTTGTAGAAGAGGGCAAGTCATTCCAGGAAGCTGAGATCGCAGTTCTTGGGTTTGATCATGCATATCTTGGCGGCAAAGTTGCTGAAAAATGGAATTTACCTCCAATGCTGATTGAAGCTATTGCTCATCATCACAGCCCAATGGATGCTAAGGATTTTGTAGACATTGTTTGCATTGTCCATATTGCTGATGCAGTCGCCCTTATGAGTGGTCAGGGGGTCGGTGCCGATGGTCTTTTGTATAGGCTGGAGCCTAAGGCCATGGAGGTATTAAATATTAAAGAAGAGCACCTTGAAAACATTTACACTCAAGTTGTCCAGGCATTCATAGACCACAGACAACTTTTGGAGATAGACTGA
- a CDS encoding lytic transglycosylase domain-containing protein, producing the protein MKRVTQKQGLDISSLISSSGSFKEDYKTDFKSVLKETESKKNLAATSPSKFNGLISSSGAVFSSEINSVVAQADPVNQNYDKTEINQIASSDWEKELPDIANEYGIKPSLLKAIVLAESNGNPNAVSPDGALGLGQLMPATARGLGVDNPLDPIENLRGTAKYLSSLLKTFKSVDLALAAYNAGPGSVERFNGVPPYAETINYIRRVKSLMVSV; encoded by the coding sequence ATGAAAAGGGTAACCCAGAAGCAGGGACTTGATATTTCAAGCTTGATATCTAGCTCTGGCTCTTTTAAAGAGGACTATAAAACTGACTTCAAGAGCGTTTTGAAGGAGACTGAAAGTAAAAAAAATCTGGCTGCAACTTCACCTTCAAAATTTAATGGTTTGATATCCTCTTCGGGCGCTGTGTTCTCTTCAGAAATCAATTCAGTTGTAGCTCAGGCTGATCCTGTTAATCAAAATTATGACAAAACCGAAATAAATCAGATCGCGTCTAGTGATTGGGAGAAAGAGCTCCCGGATATAGCCAATGAATATGGCATCAAGCCAAGCTTGTTAAAGGCAATAGTTTTAGCTGAATCTAATGGAAATCCAAATGCCGTGTCACCTGATGGGGCTCTTGGGTTGGGCCAACTTATGCCAGCTACAGCAAGGGGTTTGGGTGTGGATAACCCGCTCGATCCCATAGAAAACCTCAGAGGAACAGCAAAATATCTTTCAAGTCTCTTAAAAACATTTAAGAGCGTTGATCTTGCACTTGCTGCGTACAACGCAGGCCCGGGCTCCGTTGAAAGATTTAACGGCGTGCCTCCTTATGCTGAAACCATTAATTATATCAGGCGAGTTAAAAGTTTGATGGTTTCGGTCTAA
- a CDS encoding MFS transporter translates to MNYKYLFLLTMGHLFTDLNQGALPALLPFMITEHGLNYAQAAGLIFAANFLSSVVQPIFGIMADKHARAWMMIAGIFLAGLGIGFSGYIPNYTILFCIISISGLGVAMFHPEGALLANKLAGSKKASGLSLFALGGNGGYALGPIIATIAILHFGFHATIILLILSLFMAILFIPHIPFFDKILKSPKETKTAWAKNTKNQISAFSILTGIVFCRSSIFFGLNTFIPLLWINYYHSSQTEGSIALAIFFLMGAIGTVLGGNLADRIGYVNIVRFGFIVLLPALLAFPFINNQTLAMALLVPIGFAVYMAFSPMVVLGQKYLPNSMGLASGVTIGLAVSVGGIIAPLLGVLADSYGLISAFYVIAIIPLIAIPLSFCLPKD, encoded by the coding sequence ATGAATTATAAATATTTATTTTTGTTAACAATGGGTCATCTTTTTACCGACCTAAATCAGGGTGCTTTGCCAGCCCTGCTGCCCTTTATGATTACAGAGCACGGTTTAAATTACGCTCAAGCTGCTGGTCTCATTTTTGCTGCAAATTTTTTGTCCTCTGTAGTCCAACCAATATTTGGAATAATGGCAGACAAACATGCAAGAGCCTGGATGATGATAGCTGGAATATTTTTAGCTGGCCTTGGCATTGGCTTTTCTGGTTATATTCCAAATTATACAATATTGTTTTGCATTATATCAATAAGCGGTTTGGGGGTTGCGATGTTTCACCCAGAAGGGGCTCTCTTGGCCAATAAGCTTGCAGGCAGCAAAAAGGCAAGTGGGCTTTCTTTATTCGCGCTTGGTGGTAATGGTGGCTACGCTCTTGGACCAATCATTGCCACAATAGCAATACTGCATTTTGGATTTCATGCCACAATTATTCTGCTCATATTAAGCCTTTTTATGGCTATCCTGTTTATACCTCACATTCCGTTTTTTGACAAGATACTTAAAAGCCCAAAGGAAACAAAAACTGCCTGGGCAAAAAATACAAAAAACCAAATTAGTGCTTTTTCAATCCTTACTGGCATTGTGTTCTGTAGATCAAGTATATTTTTTGGTCTAAATACCTTTATTCCTCTTTTGTGGATAAACTACTATCACTCTTCTCAAACCGAAGGCAGTATTGCACTGGCAATATTCTTTCTAATGGGTGCGATAGGAACAGTACTAGGTGGCAATTTAGCTGACAGGATTGGATACGTCAATATAGTTAGATTTGGATTCATTGTCCTATTGCCAGCCCTTCTTGCATTTCCTTTTATAAACAATCAAACCTTAGCAATGGCGCTGTTAGTGCCCATAGGTTTTGCAGTATATATGGCGTTTAGCCCGATGGTAGTCCTTGGTCAAAAATATCTTCCAAACAGCATGGGCTTGGCATCAGGGGTAACTATTGGCCTTGCTGTTAGCGTGGGCGGAATAATCGCACCCTTGTTGGGAGTTTTAGCAGACAGCTATGGATTAATTTCTGCATTTTACGTTATAGCTATAATACCCTTAATAGCCATCCCATTATCTTTTTGCCTGCCCAAAGACTAA
- the flgB gene encoding flagellar basal body rod protein FlgB: protein MIINDPVFKVLGFGLSGAYKRNEVLAQNIANADTPGYKSYDINFMAQLREVLKKDENNLPLKRTDPLHIDDSQTLDEGFKTVKRNEGVYTNGNDVDPERENAMLLDNALYYESLLGSISKEFSIWMNVVSEGKK, encoded by the coding sequence ATGATAATTAATGACCCCGTTTTTAAAGTACTTGGATTTGGGCTTTCTGGCGCTTATAAGAGAAACGAAGTCCTTGCCCAAAATATAGCAAACGCTGATACTCCAGGATACAAGTCTTATGATATTAATTTTATGGCCCAGTTAAGGGAGGTTTTAAAAAAAGATGAGAACAACCTCCCACTGAAGAGAACCGATCCATTGCATATTGACGATAGTCAAACTCTTGATGAGGGTTTTAAGACAGTAAAAAGAAATGAAGGCGTCTATACAAACGGCAATGACGTTGATCCAGAGAGGGAAAACGCAATGCTCCTTGATAATGCCCTTTATTATGAATCATTGCTTGGCAGCATCTCTAAGGAGTTTTCTATATGGATGAACGTGGTGTCAGAGGGCAAAAAGTAA
- a CDS encoding diguanylate cyclase → MTLNPIENCDVRSIRCRILIVIILSFLIPVLFFACTLFIQYQDFKNDISNNLGSSTERYKSTLENFISSEFYKLEMLSSLDSIKRASPESESILRNLKGSFPEAQSIAYVNVSGQIEYSTTKIKNISVADRSYFIKAMKGEKSVSGLLLSRFDNERVIVFAVPVFTKDNFITGVVISIIPVENIYKIISPINSSINGLGSQVRFALIDQNSNVIVSNPKYSTQFIGKDFKAFFINNPVNFFNLIFFDRWLSSETKLTTSGWTIYFAISSSVFLSLVRFTFIAIFFCLLAMIMLLWFGYFFVYKEFAKPIKVLEDIFYKDRRDVREICSIQSDKFTLEFKSLFDNLIKILKQLDQKDTELEDVNKELRSAERKYRALVDNSLTGIFMLAPDFTFRYANVQFASIFGLSIEELLVKSPLELFTKDGQEAIRSVVTEEGMVIGDRFHSIVTGNHKDGSLIYLEVLLTYLLDDEGIYLFGTAADVSDKVEYQRNLEFLSYRDSLTGIYNRRFFEEELAKLSISKLKRKIAIVVVDIDCLKWANDRIGHAEGDNLIIRTAHLLDGIFKEIGRVCRIGGDEFAAVCTDYRSDELNAAIDKLKNNIGLAEGEHVPLYMSFGLAFGHVPGDDLQDIFRRADDEMYIDKGSHHEAVYNILKTYAKERGFES, encoded by the coding sequence ATGACATTGAACCCCATTGAAAATTGTGATGTAAGGAGCATAAGATGTAGAATTTTAATTGTAATTATTTTATCCTTTTTAATTCCAGTTTTGTTTTTTGCATGCACCCTTTTTATCCAGTATCAGGATTTTAAAAACGATATTTCAAACAACCTTGGCTCTTCAACTGAAAGGTATAAAAGCACATTAGAGAACTTTATTTCAAGTGAATTCTATAAACTTGAGATGCTTTCATCGCTCGATAGCATAAAGAGAGCGTCCCCTGAGTCTGAATCTATATTGAGAAATCTAAAGGGCTCTTTTCCCGAAGCTCAAAGTATAGCTTATGTCAATGTATCAGGCCAGATTGAATATTCAACGACTAAGATTAAAAATATTTCCGTTGCCGATAGAAGTTATTTTATTAAAGCCATGAAGGGAGAAAAGTCAGTTTCTGGGCTACTCCTTTCAAGGTTTGACAATGAAAGAGTGATAGTTTTTGCTGTGCCAGTTTTTACTAAGGATAATTTTATAACAGGCGTAGTCATATCCATAATCCCAGTTGAAAATATTTATAAGATTATTTCACCGATTAATAGCTCGATAAATGGTTTGGGTTCTCAGGTACGTTTCGCATTAATAGACCAAAATTCAAACGTTATTGTGTCCAATCCTAAGTACTCTACTCAGTTTATAGGGAAGGATTTTAAAGCATTTTTTATAAACAATCCTGTTAATTTTTTTAATCTTATCTTTTTTGATCGATGGTTAAGCAGTGAGACTAAATTAACAACTTCTGGATGGACAATCTACTTCGCCATCTCGTCAAGCGTTTTCTTAAGCCTTGTTAGGTTTACTTTTATTGCTATCTTTTTTTGTCTTTTAGCTATGATAATGCTGCTTTGGTTTGGATATTTTTTTGTTTACAAAGAATTTGCCAAACCAATTAAAGTTCTTGAAGATATTTTTTATAAAGACAGAAGAGATGTTAGAGAGATTTGCTCCATTCAGTCAGACAAGTTTACGCTGGAATTTAAATCGCTATTCGATAACCTCATTAAAATATTGAAACAACTAGATCAAAAGGACACTGAACTTGAAGATGTTAATAAAGAGCTAAGATCTGCTGAAAGAAAATATAGAGCCTTAGTTGACAACTCGCTTACTGGAATATTTATGCTCGCTCCTGATTTTACATTTAGGTATGCAAATGTTCAGTTTGCCAGTATTTTTGGCCTCTCTATCGAAGAGCTTTTAGTAAAATCTCCTCTTGAGCTGTTTACAAAAGATGGTCAAGAGGCGATAAGATCTGTCGTTACCGAAGAAGGCATGGTAATTGGCGATCGATTTCATTCAATCGTTACAGGAAATCATAAAGATGGCAGTTTAATATATTTAGAAGTGCTCTTGACATATCTTCTTGATGACGAGGGTATATATTTATTCGGTACCGCTGCTGACGTTTCTGACAAGGTGGAATACCAGAGAAATCTTGAATTTTTGAGCTATAGGGATTCGCTTACCGGGATATATAACAGGAGATTTTTTGAAGAGGAATTAGCGAAGCTTAGCATTTCAAAACTAAAAAGAAAAATTGCAATAGTCGTAGTAGATATCGACTGTTTGAAATGGGCAAACGATAGAATAGGACACGCAGAGGGCGACAATTTGATAATTCGTACTGCCCACTTGCTGGACGGCATTTTCAAAGAGATTGGTCGCGTGTGTAGGATAGGCGGAGATGAATTTGCGGCTGTTTGTACCGATTATAGAAGCGATGAGCTAAACGCTGCTATTGACAAATTAAAAAATAATATAGGGTTGGCTGAAGGTGAGCATGTCCCGCTGTATATGTCTTTTGGCTTGGCATTTGGCCACGTGCCTGGAGACGATTTGCAGGATATCTTCAGAAGAGCTGACGACGAAATGTACATAGACAAAGGGTCTCATCATGAGGCTGTATACAATATACTGAAGACCTATGCCAAAGAGCGGGGATTTGAGTCTTAG